Proteins found in one Equus przewalskii isolate Varuska chromosome 20, EquPr2, whole genome shotgun sequence genomic segment:
- the LOC103566172 gene encoding ral guanine nucleotide dissociation stimulator-like, whose protein sequence is MFSCFLPPDQGSGSRKPRRENLWRRCGRWLSSHAPHRRTFGRRSSQSVAQETGQQLSNGALDSITLQDRKVPHTANRGQGRLRAENPSRAKSQACRLVWTVQAATRQNRVEHLVPAFLDGDTAYVRSFLCTYRGFATTQQVLELLFQRYGCVLPHCDEDGGPLDQLKKAISFILGTWLQRYPEDFIQPPDVPSLEMLLAYVGLNMPGSELEHRARVLLSQLEHPEHTDAETEAEEDSAAAPPKDPEDPADRTPSLPLAPTPAQSRTGIFRATAGSRPSTSTCSIPATTLSS, encoded by the exons ATGTTCTCCTGCTTTCTCCCGCCTGACCAGGGCTCTGGTTCCCGGAAACCCCGGAGGGAGAACCTTTGGAGACGTTGTGGACGCTGGCTCAGCTCCCATGCCCCCCACCGCCGGACCTTCGGCAGGAGGTCCTCTCAG AGCGTCGCTCAGGAGACGGGCCAGCAGCTGAGCAACGGCGCCCTCGACTCCATCACCCTGCAGGACAGGAAGGTGCCCCACACTGCCAACCGAGGCCAGGGCCGGCTCAGG GCTGAAAATCCATCCCGAGCTAAGAGCCAAGCGTGCCGCCTGGTGTGGACCGTGCAGGCTGCAACGCGGCAGAATCGAGTGGAGCACCTGGTGCCCGCCTTCCTGGATGGCGACACCGCCTACGTCCGCAGCTTCCTGTGCACGTACAGAGGTTTTGCCACCACACAACAGGTGCTGGAGCTTCTGTTTCAAAG ATACGGTTGCGTCCTTCCTCACTGCGATGAGGACGGCGGACCCCTGGACCAACTGAAAAA GGCCATCTCCTTCATTCTGGGCACCTGGCTCCAACGGTACCCTGAGGATTTTATCCAGCCCCCAGATGTTCCCAGCCTGGAAATGCTCTTGGCCTACGTTGGCCTTAATATGCCCGGCTCGGAGCTGGAGCACCGTGCCCGCGTTCTTCTTTCCCAGCTGGAGCACCCTGAGCACACTGATGCCGAGACTGAGGCTGAGGAGGACTCAG ctGCAGCTCCACCGAAAGATCCAGAAGACCCTGCAGATCGAACACCATCTCTCCCTCTCGCGCCCACCCCAGCTCAGAGCCGCACAGGCATCTTCCGAGCCACAGCCGGCTCAAGACCTTCAACAAGCACTTGCAGCATCCCAGCCACTACCCTCAGCTCCTGA